A genomic region of Streptosporangium lutulentum contains the following coding sequences:
- the prfB gene encoding peptide chain release factor 2, protein MALIDPAEEINELRGTLNSIQDVLDLDAMRKQIEELEDQSAAPDLWNDQERAQKVTSRLSYLQGEVNRVESLGRRLEDLTVLYELAAAEDDEETREEAERELASLKSDVGALEVRTLLSGEYDAREAVVTIQSQAGGVDAADWAQMLQRMYLRWAERKGYPTDVYETSYAEEAGIKSTTFTVKAPYAYGTLRGEHGTHRLVRISPFDNQGRRQTSFAGVDVVPVVETTDHIDINEDDLRVDVYRSSGPGGQGVNTTDSAVRLTHLPTGIVVSCQNERSQLQNKATAMAVLQSKLLERKRQEEAAALNEIRGESTTSWGTQIRNYVLHPYQIVKDLRTGAEAGNPSAVLDGDLDEFIEAEIRWTRRQESGADE, encoded by the coding sequence GTGGCACTCATCGACCCGGCAGAAGAGATAAACGAGCTTAGAGGCACGCTGAACAGTATTCAGGACGTGCTCGACCTCGACGCGATGCGCAAGCAGATCGAGGAGCTCGAGGATCAGTCCGCCGCACCGGACCTGTGGAACGACCAGGAACGGGCCCAGAAGGTCACCAGCAGGCTCTCCTACCTGCAGGGCGAGGTCAACAGGGTCGAGTCCCTGGGGCGGCGGCTGGAGGACCTGACCGTCCTCTACGAGCTGGCCGCCGCCGAAGACGACGAGGAGACCCGCGAGGAGGCCGAGCGCGAGCTGGCCTCCCTGAAGAGCGACGTCGGAGCCCTTGAGGTCCGCACCCTGCTCTCGGGCGAGTACGACGCCCGCGAGGCCGTCGTCACGATTCAGTCTCAGGCGGGCGGCGTGGACGCCGCCGACTGGGCCCAGATGCTCCAGCGGATGTATCTGCGGTGGGCCGAGCGCAAGGGCTACCCGACGGACGTCTACGAGACCTCCTACGCGGAGGAGGCCGGCATCAAGTCGACGACCTTCACCGTCAAGGCCCCCTACGCGTACGGCACGCTCCGCGGCGAGCACGGCACCCACCGCCTGGTCCGGATCAGCCCGTTCGACAACCAGGGCCGCCGCCAGACCTCCTTCGCGGGCGTGGACGTGGTGCCGGTCGTCGAGACGACCGACCACATCGACATCAACGAGGACGACCTGCGCGTCGACGTCTACCGGTCGTCGGGGCCCGGCGGTCAGGGCGTCAACACCACCGACTCCGCGGTCCGCCTGACCCACCTGCCCACCGGCATCGTGGTCTCCTGCCAGAACGAGCGATCGCAGCTGCAGAACAAGGCGACCGCGATGGCGGTCCTGCAGTCCAAGCTGCTGGAGCGCAAGCGGCAGGAGGAGGCCGCCGCGCTGAACGAGATCCGGGGTGAGTCCACCACCTCGTGGGGCACCCAGATCCGCAACTACGTGCTGCACCCCTACCAGATCGTGAAGGACCTGCGGACGGGCGCCGAGGCGGGCAACCCGAGCGCGGTGCTGGACGGCGACCTCGACGAGTTCATCGAGGCGGAGATCCGGTGGACCCGCCGCCAGGAGTCGGGCGCCGACGAGTAG
- a CDS encoding sigma-70 family RNA polymerase sigma factor gives MDTDVVLVEGLYREFGAPLLRHVRKATGNDLQWAEDVVQETLVRAWRNAGRLHREPGLLWAWLLTVARRIVIDGRRKRGARPQEVEPPDANAVPVPDGSDRTIETMIVADALRELSPEHREVIEHTYLRDRTINEAAEILGIPPGTVKSRLYYGIRALRKVLKERGVAS, from the coding sequence ATGGACACCGATGTCGTCCTGGTAGAAGGTCTGTACCGGGAGTTCGGTGCTCCTCTGCTCCGGCATGTACGCAAGGCCACAGGCAATGATCTGCAATGGGCCGAGGACGTCGTCCAGGAGACGCTCGTCCGCGCCTGGCGCAACGCAGGGAGGTTGCATCGGGAGCCTGGTCTGTTGTGGGCCTGGCTCCTCACCGTCGCCCGCCGTATCGTCATCGACGGCCGCCGCAAGCGAGGGGCGAGACCGCAGGAGGTCGAGCCGCCCGACGCGAACGCCGTTCCCGTGCCCGACGGATCGGATCGGACGATCGAGACGATGATCGTCGCCGATGCGTTGCGCGAACTGTCTCCAGAACACCGCGAAGTCATCGAGCACACTTACCTACGGGACCGTACGATTAACGAAGCGGCGGAAATTCTTGGGATTCCGCCGGGCACGGTCAAGTCCCGGCTCTACTACGGGATCCGGGCTCTCCGAAAGGTCCTGAAGGAGAGAGGTGTTGCGAGCTGA
- the ftsE gene encoding cell division ATP-binding protein FtsE: protein MIHFDNVTKVYVNQNRPALDHVSVDVDKGEFVFLVGPSGSGKSTFLRLVLKEERPDSGAIHVAGKDLARLSNFKIPHLRRRIGCVFQDFRLLPNKNVYENVAFALEVIGKPRRFIRKVVPEVVELVGLEGKAHRMPDELSGGEQQRVAMARAFVNRPMILLADEPTGNIDPATSIGIMKVLDRINRTGTTVVMATHDAAIVDSMRKRVVELEDGKIVRDQSRGVYGQAY, encoded by the coding sequence GTGATCCATTTTGATAATGTCACCAAGGTCTACGTGAACCAGAACCGGCCCGCGTTGGACCACGTCAGCGTCGATGTCGACAAGGGCGAGTTCGTATTCCTCGTCGGCCCCTCGGGGTCCGGGAAGTCGACCTTCCTTCGACTGGTCCTGAAGGAGGAGCGCCCCGACTCCGGTGCGATCCACGTGGCCGGTAAGGATCTTGCCCGACTGTCCAACTTCAAGATCCCGCACCTGCGCCGTCGGATTGGTTGCGTGTTCCAGGACTTCCGACTGCTCCCGAACAAGAACGTGTACGAAAACGTCGCGTTCGCTCTGGAGGTGATCGGCAAGCCCAGGCGATTCATCCGTAAGGTGGTCCCCGAGGTCGTCGAGCTCGTCGGCCTCGAAGGCAAGGCCCACCGGATGCCCGACGAGCTTTCCGGTGGTGAGCAGCAGCGGGTCGCGATGGCCCGGGCGTTCGTCAACCGGCCGATGATCCTGCTGGCCGACGAACCGACCGGAAACATCGACCCCGCGACGAGTATCGGCATCATGAAGGTGCTCGACCGGATCAACCGGACCGGCACCACGGTTGTCATGGCCACTCACGACGCGGCCATCGTCGACTCCATGCGCAAGCGCGTAGTGGAACTGGAGGACGGCAAGATCGTCCGAGACCAGTCGCGTGGCGTGTACGGCCAGGCGTACTGA
- a CDS encoding zf-HC2 domain-containing protein, whose product MAAYALGVLDEEDHEVFERHLMACEECQLELRELSEVPGFLDAVRRDRSNDLNEDRTPH is encoded by the coding sequence GTGGCCGCATACGCCCTCGGGGTGCTCGACGAAGAGGATCACGAGGTGTTCGAGCGCCACCTCATGGCGTGCGAGGAGTGCCAGCTCGAGCTCCGGGAACTGAGTGAGGTTCCCGGATTCCTCGACGCTGTGCGGCGGGACCGCTCCAACGATCTGAACGAGGACCGGACGCCACATTGA
- the ftsX gene encoding permease-like cell division protein FtsX, translated as MRANFIFSEVWIGLRRNLTMTIAVVVTVAIGMALLGVGLMINSQISSMRDFWTDKVEVSVFLCKKNDAFPQCKGSGGVNAQEQADLKATIEAMPEVQQVTFENAAEAYKNFRTQNANNTVLLSAIQVDDMPESFRVKLKDPETYGAVIERLSGAPGVSNVINQKELLEKFFGLLEKLRWAALVVAIILVFAATLQIGNTVRLSAYNRRRETGIMRLVGASNLYIQLPFVMEGVISGLIGGVVAAMLLIVSKVFLFDAVQVALNNNSELAWETVASVISLTMVFGVLICVLASFVTLRRYLRV; from the coding sequence ATGCGGGCAAACTTCATCTTCTCCGAGGTCTGGATCGGCCTCCGCCGTAACCTCACGATGACGATCGCCGTCGTCGTGACCGTGGCGATCGGCATGGCGTTGCTGGGCGTTGGCCTGATGATCAACTCTCAGATCTCCAGCATGAGAGACTTCTGGACGGACAAGGTCGAGGTCTCGGTCTTCCTGTGCAAGAAGAACGACGCCTTCCCGCAGTGCAAGGGCAGCGGCGGCGTCAACGCGCAGGAGCAGGCGGACCTCAAGGCGACCATCGAGGCCATGCCGGAGGTCCAGCAGGTCACCTTCGAGAACGCGGCCGAGGCCTACAAGAACTTCCGGACCCAGAACGCCAACAACACCGTGCTGCTCTCGGCGATCCAGGTCGATGACATGCCCGAGTCGTTCCGCGTGAAGCTCAAGGATCCAGAGACCTACGGCGCGGTGATCGAACGGCTCAGCGGCGCCCCGGGAGTCTCCAATGTGATCAATCAGAAGGAGCTTCTGGAGAAGTTCTTCGGATTGCTGGAGAAACTCCGCTGGGCGGCACTGGTGGTGGCGATCATCCTGGTGTTCGCCGCGACGCTTCAGATCGGTAACACGGTCCGGCTCTCGGCCTACAACCGAAGACGTGAGACCGGCATCATGCGCCTGGTCGGTGCCTCCAACCTCTACATCCAGCTTCCGTTCGTGATGGAGGGCGTCATCTCCGGCCTGATCGGCGGTGTGGTGGCCGCGATGCTGCTGATCGTCAGCAAGGTGTTCCTCTTCGACGCCGTGCAGGTCGCCCTCAACAACAACAGCGAGCTGGCGTGGGAGACGGTCGCGTCGGTGATCAGCCTCACGATGGTCTTCGGAGTGCTCATCTGTGTGCTCGCGTCGTTCGTCACGCTCCGTCGTTACCTACGGGTCTGA
- a CDS encoding NAD-glutamate dehydrogenase, with product MPLDEAKDELLRSAAEMCAHTPGSDHVSDEEALAFLRLYYRHVAPEDLLSRNPVDVYGPAMAQRQLAEKRPQGRALVRAYTPTLEEHGWDPGGSVVEVVTDDMPFLVDSVTMEFDRHQIGTQLVVHPQMRVRRDMTGKLLGRGEEDITGQVLPESWMHFEIDRQNDPAVLKQLETDLQRVLEDVRNAVEDFVKMRALALRTAEDVSANPPPLDPTGVADSLELMRWLADGHFTFLGYREYRLEEGEEGDRLHPIAGTGLGILRHDKVGSDSFAALPPELRAKAREKQQMLIITKANTRATVHRPAYLDYVGVKLFDASGEVVGERRFLGLFTHVAYNESISRIPVLRRKLAEVLELAGLDAESHDGKDLIEILETFPRDELFQTSVEQLLPIALGVLLLRERKQVKVFLRPDDYGRYISCLIYLPRDRYTTKIRLKMQEVLLKAVGGTSFDYSAMIGESALARLHVVVRGERGKPLTAGAVNVEELETKLAAATRSWEDDLATAITELSSEEEAPRLVRRYATAFPEGYKADFPARMAVADLRRLEALASSSDEIGMNLYEPYDSAEGERRFKLYRIGAPISLSRVLPLLQRMGVEVVDERPYEIDRDNRPETKDAWIYDFGLRYTPSSEVDRDEFKRLFQDAFGALWYGQVESDGFNGLVLAAGLTWEQAEILRVYAKYLRQAGTTFSQAYIERVLLGNVRLARLLVRLFEVRLDPRRSEEVRSELCDALHEEILGALDDVASLDEDRILRAYLEMISATLRTNYYQTVDGRRKPYISLKFDSPSISVLPLPRPRFEVFVYSPRVEGVHLRFGKVARGGLRWSDRMEDFRTEVLGLVKAQMVKNTVIVPTGSKGGFVVKNPPKSGSREDTLVEGIACYRMFISGLLDITDNLVDGQVVSPADVVRHDEDDTYLVVAADKGTATFSDIANGVAKEYGFWLGDAFASGGSIGYDHKAMGITARGAWESVKYHFRTIGVDVQTTDFTVAGVGDMSGDVFGNGMLLSQHIRLIAAFDHRHIFIDPDPDAARSYAERARMFALPRSSWADYDASLISKGGGVWSRTAKAIPVSQQMRVALGIADGVTSLAPNDLISAILRAPVDLLWNGGIGTYAKASSESNAEVGDKANDGLRVDASELRCKVIGEGGNLGFTQLARIEFALNGGLVNPDFIDNSAGVDTSDHEVNIKILLDRAVRDGELTDKQRNQLFLDMTDEVADLVLRDNYDQNVVLAAARAQAPEMLHIHSRQLRKLERAGLVNRELEFLPSDKTLAERRQAGLGLTPPEFSVLLAYTKLVTDAEILASDLPDDPYLASWLVSYFPSALRQRLRTYMDTHPLRREIITTGVVNDLVNSSGTTFMFRIGEESGASAPDIVRAYLVTREVFDLPSFWRRIEELDNKVDTSTQIAMELEARKLAERGSRWLLGNRRSPLDLASTVSFFAKGMNGLLPHLPKLLTGSDLAAFEDRRDSFVARGVPADLAERVAAMVPAYSTFDLVEVASRTGRPVNEVAEVYFDLADRLQLSRLRERVIALPRDNRWNSMARAALRDDLYASHASLTHDVLVHSTPGLAPEERLARWTEANSAAVARANQTLSEIWESDHFDLATLSVALRAIRTLVATTNLPHSDI from the coding sequence ATGCCGCTCGACGAGGCGAAGGACGAGCTGCTGAGGAGTGCCGCCGAGATGTGCGCGCACACACCGGGCAGCGACCACGTGAGTGATGAGGAGGCACTCGCCTTTCTCAGGCTCTACTACCGGCATGTCGCCCCAGAGGACCTGCTGAGCCGCAACCCGGTTGATGTGTACGGCCCGGCGATGGCTCAGCGGCAGCTTGCCGAGAAGCGCCCCCAGGGCCGTGCCCTGGTGCGGGCCTACACGCCGACCCTGGAGGAGCACGGCTGGGACCCGGGGGGCTCGGTCGTCGAGGTGGTCACCGACGACATGCCCTTCCTGGTCGACTCGGTCACGATGGAGTTCGACCGCCACCAGATCGGCACCCAGCTCGTCGTCCACCCGCAGATGCGCGTCCGCAGGGACATGACGGGCAAGCTGCTGGGCCGCGGCGAGGAGGACATCACCGGGCAGGTGCTCCCCGAGTCCTGGATGCACTTCGAGATCGACCGGCAGAACGACCCGGCCGTGCTCAAGCAGCTGGAGACCGACCTCCAGCGGGTCCTGGAGGACGTGCGCAACGCCGTCGAGGACTTCGTCAAGATGCGCGCCCTCGCCCTGCGGACCGCGGAGGACGTCTCGGCCAACCCGCCGCCGCTCGACCCCACGGGGGTGGCGGACAGCCTGGAGCTGATGCGCTGGCTGGCCGACGGGCACTTCACCTTCCTCGGCTACCGCGAGTACCGCCTGGAGGAGGGCGAGGAGGGCGACCGGCTGCACCCGATAGCCGGTACGGGCCTCGGCATCCTCCGCCACGACAAGGTGGGTTCCGACAGCTTCGCCGCGCTCCCTCCCGAACTGCGTGCCAAGGCCCGTGAGAAGCAGCAGATGCTGATCATCACCAAGGCCAACACCCGCGCCACCGTTCATCGCCCGGCCTATCTCGACTACGTGGGCGTGAAGCTCTTCGACGCCTCGGGCGAGGTCGTCGGCGAGCGGCGCTTTCTCGGCCTCTTCACCCACGTGGCCTACAACGAGTCGATCTCCCGTATCCCGGTGCTCCGGCGCAAGCTGGCAGAGGTCCTCGAACTGGCGGGGCTGGACGCCGAGAGCCACGACGGCAAGGACCTCATCGAGATCCTGGAGACCTTCCCCCGAGACGAGCTCTTCCAGACCTCGGTGGAACAGCTGCTGCCGATCGCGCTCGGCGTGCTCCTGCTGCGCGAGCGCAAGCAGGTCAAGGTCTTCCTCCGCCCGGACGACTACGGCCGTTACATCTCGTGCCTGATCTACCTTCCGCGCGACCGCTACACCACCAAGATCCGCCTCAAGATGCAGGAGGTCCTGCTCAAGGCGGTCGGCGGGACCTCCTTCGACTACAGCGCGATGATCGGCGAGTCGGCCCTCGCCCGGCTGCACGTGGTCGTGCGCGGCGAGCGGGGCAAGCCGCTGACCGCCGGCGCGGTGAACGTCGAGGAGCTTGAGACGAAGCTGGCCGCGGCCACCCGCTCCTGGGAGGACGACCTGGCCACGGCCATCACCGAGCTGAGCTCGGAGGAGGAGGCGCCCCGGCTCGTCCGCCGGTACGCCACGGCGTTCCCGGAGGGCTACAAGGCCGACTTCCCCGCCCGGATGGCGGTCGCCGACCTGCGCCGCCTGGAGGCGCTGGCCAGCTCCTCCGACGAGATCGGGATGAACCTCTACGAGCCGTACGACTCGGCGGAGGGCGAGCGCCGGTTCAAGCTCTACCGGATCGGCGCGCCGATCTCCCTGTCCCGCGTGCTGCCGCTGCTCCAGCGGATGGGCGTCGAGGTGGTCGACGAGCGGCCGTACGAGATCGACCGCGACAACCGCCCGGAGACCAAGGACGCCTGGATCTACGACTTCGGCCTGCGTTACACCCCCTCGTCGGAGGTGGACAGGGACGAGTTCAAGCGGCTCTTCCAGGACGCCTTCGGTGCGCTGTGGTACGGGCAGGTCGAGAGCGACGGGTTCAACGGGCTCGTCCTGGCGGCGGGGCTGACCTGGGAGCAGGCCGAGATCCTGCGGGTCTACGCCAAGTATCTGCGCCAGGCCGGGACCACGTTCAGCCAGGCCTACATCGAGCGGGTGCTGCTGGGCAACGTACGGCTCGCGCGGCTGCTGGTGCGGCTGTTCGAGGTCAGGCTGGACCCCCGGCGCTCGGAGGAGGTCCGCTCCGAGCTGTGCGACGCGCTGCACGAGGAGATCCTGGGCGCCCTGGACGACGTGGCCTCCCTGGACGAGGACCGGATCCTGCGGGCCTACCTGGAGATGATCAGTGCCACCCTGCGGACGAACTACTACCAGACCGTGGACGGCCGGCGTAAGCCGTACATCAGCCTGAAGTTCGACTCGCCGTCGATCAGCGTGCTGCCGCTGCCCCGGCCGAGGTTCGAGGTCTTCGTCTACTCCCCGCGGGTCGAGGGCGTGCACCTGCGCTTCGGGAAGGTCGCCCGAGGCGGTCTGCGCTGGTCGGACCGCATGGAGGACTTCCGCACCGAGGTTCTCGGGTTGGTGAAGGCGCAGATGGTGAAGAACACCGTCATCGTTCCCACCGGCTCCAAGGGTGGCTTTGTCGTGAAAAATCCGCCTAAGTCGGGCTCACGGGAAGACACGCTGGTCGAGGGCATCGCCTGCTACCGGATGTTCATCTCCGGACTGCTGGACATCACCGACAACCTCGTCGACGGGCAGGTGGTCTCGCCCGCCGACGTGGTCAGGCACGACGAGGACGACACCTACCTCGTGGTCGCCGCCGACAAGGGCACCGCGACGTTCTCCGACATCGCCAACGGCGTGGCCAAGGAGTACGGCTTCTGGCTCGGCGACGCCTTCGCCTCGGGCGGCTCGATCGGCTACGACCACAAGGCCATGGGCATCACGGCGCGGGGCGCCTGGGAGTCGGTCAAGTACCACTTCCGCACGATCGGCGTGGACGTGCAGACCACCGACTTCACCGTGGCCGGCGTCGGAGACATGTCCGGCGACGTGTTCGGCAACGGCATGCTGCTCTCCCAGCACATCCGGCTGATCGCCGCCTTCGACCACCGGCACATCTTCATCGACCCCGACCCGGACGCCGCGCGCAGTTACGCCGAGCGCGCCCGGATGTTCGCGCTGCCGCGAAGCTCGTGGGCCGACTACGACGCCTCGCTCATCTCCAAGGGCGGCGGCGTCTGGTCCCGTACGGCCAAGGCGATCCCCGTCTCCCAGCAGATGCGCGTCGCGCTCGGCATCGCCGACGGGGTGACGTCGCTGGCCCCCAACGACCTGATCAGCGCCATCCTGCGGGCTCCGGTGGACCTGCTCTGGAACGGCGGCATCGGCACCTACGCCAAGGCGTCGAGCGAGTCGAACGCCGAGGTCGGCGACAAGGCGAACGACGGCCTGCGGGTCGACGCCTCCGAGCTGCGCTGCAAGGTGATCGGCGAGGGCGGCAACCTGGGCTTCACCCAGCTCGCCCGGATCGAGTTCGCGCTGAACGGCGGGCTCGTCAACCCCGACTTCATCGACAACTCCGCCGGGGTGGACACCTCCGACCACGAGGTCAACATCAAGATCCTGCTGGACCGGGCGGTCCGCGACGGAGAGCTCACCGACAAGCAGCGCAACCAGCTCTTCCTCGACATGACCGACGAGGTGGCGGATCTGGTCCTGCGGGACAACTACGACCAGAACGTGGTGCTGGCCGCGGCCCGCGCGCAGGCGCCGGAGATGCTGCACATCCACTCCCGCCAGCTGCGCAAACTGGAGCGGGCCGGACTGGTCAACCGGGAGCTGGAGTTCCTGCCGTCGGACAAGACGCTCGCCGAACGGCGTCAGGCCGGGCTCGGGCTGACCCCGCCGGAGTTCTCGGTGCTGCTGGCGTACACCAAGCTGGTGACGGACGCGGAGATCCTCGCCTCCGACCTGCCCGACGACCCCTATCTGGCGTCGTGGCTGGTGTCCTACTTCCCGTCGGCGCTGCGCCAGCGCCTGCGCACCTACATGGACACCCATCCGCTCCGCCGGGAGATCATCACGACCGGTGTGGTGAACGACCTGGTCAACTCCAGCGGCACCACCTTCATGTTCCGCATCGGCGAGGAGAGCGGCGCGTCGGCCCCGGACATCGTCCGCGCCTACCTGGTCACCCGCGAGGTCTTCGACCTGCCGAGTTTCTGGCGGCGGATCGAGGAGCTGGACAACAAGGTGGACACCTCCACCCAGATCGCGATGGAGCTGGAGGCCCGCAAGCTCGCCGAGCGAGGCAGCCGCTGGCTGCTGGGCAACCGGCGCTCGCCGCTGGACCTGGCCTCCACGGTGAGCTTCTTCGCCAAGGGCATGAACGGGCTCCTGCCCCACCTGCCCAAGCTGCTGACCGGGTCCGACCTGGCCGCGTTCGAGGACCGGCGTGACAGCTTCGTCGCCCGGGGCGTCCCCGCGGACCTGGCCGAGCGAGTGGCCGCGATGGTCCCCGCGTACTCCACGTTCGACCTGGTGGAGGTGGCCTCGCGTACCGGCCGGCCGGTGAACGAGGTGGCCGAGGTCTACTTCGACCTGGCCGACCGGCTCCAGCTCTCCAGGCTGCGCGAGCGCGTCATCGCGCTGCCCAGGGACAACCGCTGGAACTCCATGGCGCGGGCCGCGCTCCGTGACGATCTCTACGCCTCGCACGCCTCTCTCACCCACGACGTCCTGGTGCACAGCACGCCGGGGCTCGCGCCCGAGGAGCGGCTGGCGCGCTGGACCGAGGCGAACTCGGCGGCGGTGGCCAGGGCCAATCAGACCCTGTCGGAGATCTGGGAGAGCGACCACTTCGACCTGGCGACGTTGTCGGTGGCGCTGCGTGCGATCCGCACGCTGGTGGCCACCACCAACCTCCCGCACAGCGACATCTGA
- the smpB gene encoding SsrA-binding protein SmpB, which yields MPRETGRKVIAQNKRAWHDYHIEDTYEAGLVLQGTEVKSLRLGRASLLDGYAVIKDGEAWLINVHIPAYTMGTWTNHAARRTRKLLLHRKEIAKLVAKTKEGGLTLVPLALYFKDGKAKIEIGLAKGKKDWDKRQTLAENQAKREMAREFRHRNR from the coding sequence ATGCCACGTGAGACCGGGCGGAAGGTCATCGCCCAGAACAAGCGTGCCTGGCACGATTACCACATCGAGGACACCTACGAGGCTGGTCTCGTGCTGCAGGGCACAGAGGTCAAGTCGCTACGTCTTGGCCGGGCCTCCCTCCTCGACGGCTATGCCGTCATCAAGGACGGCGAGGCCTGGCTGATCAACGTCCACATCCCCGCCTACACGATGGGGACGTGGACCAACCACGCCGCGCGCCGTACCCGCAAGCTGCTGCTTCACCGTAAGGAGATCGCCAAGCTGGTCGCCAAGACCAAGGAAGGCGGTCTCACGCTGGTGCCGCTCGCCCTCTACTTCAAGGACGGCAAGGCCAAAATCGAGATCGGCCTCGCCAAGGGTAAGAAGGACTGGGACAAGCGGCAGACGCTGGCGGAGAATCAGGCCAAGCGCGAGATGGCCCGCGAGTTCAGGCACAGGAACAGGTAA
- a CDS encoding penicillin-binding transpeptidase domain-containing protein → MTGKARRTVAAALALAAMTPMLSGCLEEPSAHEAVRDFLVGWQTGDYAEAASRTDGNEKVVRKALEDAKLQLDAASFRFDLTGIRGTGDQVEADFRAEVDLGENNPLWEYDGKLPLHLVDGSWKVRWSPSVLHPQLHEGQRFAVDVIPQERQPILDRHRDPLQQQATLYVASVVPAALKNAEEVCERLSKITGFPQDRLLSRIRSARPNIEVPLVTFGRAKFAQLGDQITAIPGVEIARQPQSLAPDSPTQIVGSVTAVTPELVQQLGGPQRAGDTVGRTGLQKAYQEHLTGSTETRVVTVDLKDPTKVTELKKWNPDRATSPVLTTLDRTEQKTADAALSGGTPGMLVAVQASTGEVLAVSTTKEYNQETDAFDGKFPAGSTFSIMSVEALIKAQMDPKQKLACPPDRSVGGARFHQAAPPVGETPSLQANFASGCVTALASLARRIGGSELKASATQFGIGAPWTLPLKTFSGSMKPLSTDAATARAIAGQNVLVSPLSMALVAGAVASGTWRPPVLVTEPKTLDPSVEAAPPKPLNPVPLDAKTVETLRIFMRSGVVAGSARAAAAPGGSVYGITAVATRDRKPLSWFVGWQGDVAVAVLAASPDPTAGAAIAGRFFRGPHPTL, encoded by the coding sequence GTGACGGGGAAGGCTCGGCGTACCGTCGCCGCCGCGCTCGCGCTGGCGGCGATGACTCCCATGCTGTCCGGGTGTCTGGAGGAGCCTTCGGCCCACGAGGCGGTGCGTGACTTCCTGGTCGGCTGGCAGACGGGTGACTACGCCGAGGCGGCCAGTCGCACCGACGGGAACGAGAAGGTGGTCCGCAAGGCTCTGGAGGACGCCAAACTCCAGCTCGACGCCGCCTCGTTCCGGTTCGACCTCACCGGGATCCGGGGCACCGGGGATCAGGTGGAGGCCGATTTCAGGGCCGAGGTCGACCTGGGGGAGAACAACCCCCTCTGGGAGTACGACGGCAAACTCCCGCTCCACCTGGTGGACGGCAGCTGGAAGGTGCGCTGGTCGCCCAGCGTGCTCCACCCTCAGCTCCACGAGGGCCAGCGCTTCGCGGTGGACGTCATCCCCCAGGAACGCCAGCCGATCCTGGACCGCCACCGTGACCCGCTCCAGCAGCAGGCCACCCTGTACGTGGCGAGTGTGGTCCCGGCCGCGTTGAAGAACGCGGAGGAGGTCTGCGAGCGGCTCTCCAAGATCACTGGATTCCCGCAGGATCGCCTGCTGAGCCGGATCCGCTCCGCCCGGCCCAACATCGAGGTGCCGCTCGTCACCTTCGGCCGCGCCAAGTTCGCCCAGCTCGGTGATCAGATCACGGCCATTCCCGGCGTCGAGATCGCCCGGCAGCCGCAGTCGCTCGCACCCGACTCGCCCACCCAGATCGTCGGCAGTGTCACCGCGGTCACCCCGGAGCTCGTCCAGCAGCTCGGCGGACCGCAGCGGGCCGGAGACACGGTGGGCCGGACCGGGCTGCAGAAGGCGTACCAGGAGCACCTGACCGGCTCGACCGAGACCCGCGTGGTGACCGTGGATCTCAAGGATCCGACGAAGGTGACCGAGCTCAAGAAGTGGAATCCCGATCGCGCCACCTCGCCGGTCCTGACCACGCTCGACCGTACGGAGCAGAAGACCGCCGACGCCGCGTTGAGCGGCGGAACCCCCGGCATGCTGGTCGCGGTCCAGGCCTCGACCGGTGAGGTGCTGGCCGTCTCCACCACCAAGGAGTACAACCAGGAGACAGACGCGTTCGACGGGAAGTTCCCCGCCGGAAGCACCTTCTCGATCATGTCCGTCGAGGCTCTGATCAAGGCCCAGATGGATCCCAAGCAGAAGCTCGCGTGCCCCCCCGATCGCAGTGTCGGCGGCGCCCGGTTCCATCAGGCGGCGCCGCCCGTCGGGGAGACGCCGAGCCTTCAGGCCAACTTCGCCAGCGGGTGCGTGACCGCGCTCGCCTCGCTCGCCCGCAGGATCGGAGGCTCCGAGCTGAAGGCCAGCGCCACCCAGTTCGGCATCGGGGCGCCGTGGACCCTTCCGTTGAAGACCTTCAGCGGCTCGATGAAGCCGCTGAGCACGGACGCGGCGACGGCCAGAGCCATCGCCGGCCAGAACGTCCTGGTCAGCCCGCTGTCCATGGCGCTGGTCGCGGGAGCGGTCGCCTCGGGCACCTGGCGGCCGCCCGTCCTGGTCACCGAGCCGAAGACGCTCGACCCGTCCGTCGAGGCCGCGCCGCCCAAGCCGCTGAACCCGGTCCCGCTCGACGCGAAGACGGTCGAGACCCTCCGCATCTTCATGCGCTCCGGCGTGGTCGCGGGTTCCGCCCGTGCCGCCGCGGCTCCGGGCGGCTCCGTCTACGGAATCACCGCCGTCGCGACCCGCGACCGCAAGCCGCTGTCCTGGTTCGTGGGCTGGCAGGGAGACGTGGCGGTGGCGGTGCTGGCGGCGAGCCCGGACCCCACGGCGGGGGCGGCCATCGCGGGGCGGTTCTTCCGGGGCCCGCACCCCACCCTGTGA